The genomic region AGTAACTAACAATTCTGGAGATTTGGAGCTAAGAACAAcgcaagaaaacaagagaatttgagagagaattgagattacaaagcttcaacactcagtttctttctctacttttgtgtttcttttattttctttgacttggattcattgcaaaatttctttggatgttgtttttattcgttattatgagctaaattatctttctatGATTGTGGtagatttcaacatgtagtttgaatattagtttctcttttatttatcatgaatgtgtgtagttttgtttattcgaatctgttcttaatgcttttgattgtctGGCCAATAATTAACTggtttgtgaatctaattgagacttaatagagagattttagattggactaagatttgaatagtaTATGTTCACATCACTTAAGTGATCTGATTTGCGATTCAGGTAGACATAtgccaattgccatacatagtcacattaggacacttgcttaatgaacttaatttaattgattcctatagacatatagtgaactaattaggttaggtatttgtacaaGCAACTCAACGAAGACTTGtccatagctttggattctaggttagtaaaaccacccaagaaagataaataacatgacaagttggtatcagatgaagtgttgaatgaacccataatcttAGATTTTAATATATTGCCTTTCTCAAGTGAATTTTTagtttctgttaattaatttagtggTTGCTTtcatttagttttaattaattttctaaaacatcaagttgcttgaataagattaatttgttataattttagtaattagtgAAGAATTAGAAGCAAATCCCTATGGGATACGATTCTGGACTTATTGTTTATATTActtattcgatacgtatacttgcgtgtgCAAAATTGACTacattttccttctttgttCTTGTCTTGGCCATCTGCaacaaaaaacagaaaatattTCTATTTAGCAAATATAATCAAggaagattaaaaaaaataataactaattctTAGTGTCTTTACatacataaaagaaaataattcaagTACGTGTGAAGCATGGATGATTAAGTAAATAAGTAGATACATATTAAAGGATTCAAGTTgagccaaaaacaaaaaatccaaGCAATGACAATCACGTAATGCCCTACAGAAagtagtcacgcaatgccttacaAAAACAGTCATGTAATGCCCTATCAAGCGATCACGTAATGACTTAAACTTAGTCACGTAAGGTTTTATTAACCAGTCACACAATGACTACAAACAAGTCATGCAATGACCTATCAACCAAACATGTTATGTGAAAAACCCTTAAACCTAATGCCGAAACCAGTCACACAAATGCTAAATCTTGCCATGCCTCAAACCAATCATGTATAAAGTCTCAACTAGTCATGCCAACCTTAAGTCACGCAAAAAGTAAAACCTCTTTACCTAATTCCTATCAACCAATCACGAATACCCTATTAACGTTCAAGCCAAAAACCACCACTAACACtaccaaattcaaatttatatttaacaACTTCAAACAACAAGAATATAAAGAATGTGAACAATATGCCTATGTTTATgcttaaaaacaataaatgaaAGACATGAAGAATATGAAGAATATGCCTACCTTTTTGGAcatagttaaaaataaaaatatatgcaGTTTTATGGTAATTAACTCAATGCACAGAATGTGAACTTCCCCTTAGTTCTAGAAAATGCCTACTTTTATGCTCAAACCATTTCAAAGTGCTTCTATCATAGCTCAAAATGCTTGAAAGTTAACTCAGCAATCAATGCTCTGGCAAAAATGCTTtagagggagatggatggtttGTCCAAGAGTACCGAAGAGTTACAAAGCTTATAAACTAACTTGACCCAAACATATGGGTCGGGTTGAAGCGCGGACCCAAACATATGGGTTGGTTTCATTACAGGCAAATTTGtccaaaatttatttcttttggctaaaaacaattaaaattattggaaGGCTATTTTCAAAAACGCCTTATACATGAGgccaatttttgaaaagaactctttatcatattttgttccttgatttattaaaatgaaaatatatatgatattgatatgatttatttgttgaatttcGAACATTATTTTACTCAAGATATGTAAATCTATCTTTGATACTATGAGATTTTGCACAagacatttttaatttgataatatgaaattgactttgtatgatatttattttgtaacaagtgaaaaataatatactttggataatctgaaaataaattttgttttggagTTCATGTCTTTTTATGactgagaaaaatgacgagctattaatgaaaaatcatgaattcATCCATTTCCTGAAGTAAATGCGATATCATTGAATAATTATGGTTATGGATGTAGAAGAGGTCGCCATAATAATTGAAATCGTGGTAGTTATACTAATCACTATTCTAATAGTAAGAATAAATTTAACCACCAGAAGTGAATGCATACATTTAACCACCAGAAGTGGATGAATACATTTAACCACTAGAAGTGGATGAAAAATAGAGAGGTAttagaaaaaaacaaaaatggatagaataaaaataatatgagAAATATTTATCATCGAAGTGGTATGAAAGACCATTGGTAATGTACCTTTATTAAACTTTATCAAGTATCATTgaaagttaaaaagaaaaacatatatatattaaaacaaattttgttcaaGATGATTTTAATCATAACCAAGTTGATATAAGACATCTAGATGTTGCTGATTTTCTTGTCCACCACGAAGAAGGAATTGATTATCTGATTGGTGAtgtaaatattcaaaaatgaaatttcttaataGTTTGTTGGCATGTTTTAATATAACTTTATTAAGAGGATGTTTTTatatgttcttattatgtgttttaattatatatttatttcttactatatatcttatttcaaaatatggATATTCATCTTATTGGATTTAAGATTAATGATGTAAATATATGTCCAACAAATAGTGCTCTAACGCACACTATGTCTAAAGACAAGCAATATTTTTCTCACTTGACAGTagagaaaaaagtaaaattaataCAATATTTGGTAGTATAAGATTAATTGAAAGCTTTGGAAGAGCTAATATTGTactatttgaagaaaaaaatttataacagAGGATGCATTATTTTCAACTAGAGCTTGAAGAAATTTcttaagttttaaagatattcgTCTGAATGGATATCAGATTGAGAcaacaaatgaaaaagataattaatacCTCTATATTACATCTATTATCTTAGATAAAAAATGTGTGTTGAAAAAATTACCCACTTTGTTTTCTGAATTGTACtacataaatattaatatttactaataattttaatgtttggcaTGATCGGTTGGGCCATCTATAGATCAATAatgatacaaaaaattataaaaaaattcatgtggTCATCCATTGagaaattagtagatttttcaatctaatgaaTTCTCATTTGTTGCTTACTCTGAAagcaaattaattataaagccATCACTAGCTAAATGTGACACGCAGCACCCTCGTATCGAAGTCAATATGACCTTATCAACGAGACAAAGGGTCAATAGATACTGATTTAAGTGCTAAAGGATGGAGACAGgtgaaaagagtattttaagataaaatattttgcatgcgaagaaataataataaaataataatatttttgtaagggaagaatttgtgagataaaggTGATTCAGATGTGAATCGAGCCAAAGTAAGATGTTTTGAAGCCCCAAAAAGATagtggaaaattttagaataaaataatattttatttataaaataatattaaaatattaatattttattcgatgtcgaaatttttcatgaaggagaAATATATGGTCAACCTAAGTGGGAGAGAAGAAGGACGaggaaattttagagaaaaatacgttaatggggcccacgtgtttttattaaataaaactaacgcaggtaaataaatatttaaatattacggtGTTACCATGTTGAAtcataaatttgatattttattggtacaagtgttaaggaagaaaaatgaaaagaaattggaattaaaagattgtgggaggatacaattaagtaaataaatttgatattttgatgCCTTGgaaggtaaaatggtaatttcccataaagcttggtcaaagcttccaaaggaagctttgactcttcatccCTATCCCATAGTCGGCCATTGTGTCCAAGGCATCATCTTTCTCCTTCATCTCCTCCCAACGCCATTTTTGTTCCTCCCTcataaaattcaagattttcattttcttttccttgttttctttctttccttttcttttcttgctcCTTCCTTCTCCTAACGTTTTGGGCATCAAACTTGTagcttctaaccccaattttcagcacatctaaaccctaggagggagaaagaaaaatctctcttcctttcttttgttttctatttctactccactttcaacaacacttggattcttggcttcaaatcttcatttttaagACTAAAAGGAATATATTTTCAacccttgaatttttgaatttatgggtttgcaatttttagactttattttctaagtttcttcaaattttctttccttgaaaTTGCTAGGTTTGGTTGATCTTTATGCCTTCAAGCACTAAGGTAAAGAAACTTCAAACTTGAACAATTAGTTTAAAAGGTTcgtgaattagactagaattctaggttaaaaTTTGGGTTAGAGTGTAGATTGTATAGTgtatatttattagaattattaaattcaaattatgactTGATGGAGGTTGTTATGGCTTATTGGtaaatataagttttaacGGTATTTCGGGACTACTTGGATTAAGACTTTGTGGGCACTAGTTTTGTAAGGTGGcattaaggtgagtgaacttgcattaaaatgttttgggataaatgcatacgtgtttaattgaatcacctgaaatgttttatcgaacttttctttaaaacgtGCATGGGatcaagcccttgatgaaatatttttatttggtaaaatatgtgatataatgaaaccatgtgttcctatattatgtggaCATGTGTGTTATGCTTTAGGTGATAATGCTGTATAATAGCTATAATCGTGCACGTGAGGTGTAGGAGTGCACGTGACGGTGCCGGTGGTGTGCGgtgtgagagtgcacatgccggtaatgatgcGGGCGGGAGTgcgtgtgatgatattgaaatgtgcgtgtagggagtgcacatgatgatattgccttgtgcatgtaaggagtgcacatgagctgagtaaAGTGGCGatggtgtgtgtgtgtgtgtgtgtgtgtgtgtgtgtgtatgctataaacaagttatgaaaataaaaaaaatgtgattgtactATAGGCtatagaatgcctttccgctgcagcgagaaaccttttattttgcttgtctTGATTGGATATTTGCTATAGTTTTTACTCTTTTCAACTCCATTGTGGATTATAAATCCTTCACCCtaagggattaaataatcaagggttAAATTAAgggttttacaagaaattaaactaaattgcattgtttttaaaataagtgcatcgtgttttcaaaatctatccgtatcgtttgcttgttcccttcctatgttcactcattgggtttatactcactctttttaactacatgttttcatattcgAAGATAGTTGGACCTTAGGTAAAGGTGCTTCCTCCTGTTCATCTTACGGTAAGTTTATCAGAACACTCCATGATAGTATTCGCGccagagtcactccactgATAGTCAAGGTCGTTTGGTATGTGTATACGGTAGTTTAAATGTAATTCATGAGAATTGTTGTAAACACCATATGATTGGTTTGCATGATACTGTTGCCACATATTGGCAAatagtaatattattttgtgaatggtaTTGTTCAGTTGCCATGACTTATTTtcgaaatgaaattatttttaaaaacaatgaatTAAGAACCGTAGAGGTAAAAGATGAACAGATGGTCTAACGAACAAGTTTTTATAGAAAGGCTTACTTGGGCCCAATGGGCCATGCCTATTGGGTCTTTGCGTtggtcatggcccgggaattgggttgtgacactAAAGTTGTGACTGGATCCcctatatttttaaaaatatatttaaggtGATATAGGTAGATCCATACATGCACCTTGTGGactatttagatattttataattttaatcgATGCATCACTGGATGGTCACTTGTGTGCTTATTATTAACTTGCAATTTGGCATTTGTAAGATTTCTTGCCCAAATCATTTGTTTGCGAGCATATTTTCTTGATTATGCAGTCAAGATTATTCGCCTTGACAATATTGGTGAATTTACTTCTCAAGTCTTTAATGAATATTGCTTAGTTGGAATAACTATTGAGCAGCTTGTTGCTTATGTTTATACATAAAACGATCTAGCTGAATCCTTTATTAAACACTTTCAACCGATTGTAAGGCCATTGCTTATAAAAACTAAACCCCCCATTTATACTTGGGAGCATGTCATTTTGCATGCAGTGCATCAAGCTAATGAGTTATCATAGATTCTCCCTTATAAAATTAGTTTATGGTTAGAAACTAAATATTTCTCATCTAAGAATTTTTGGATGTGTATTCCAATTGCTCTACCACAACGTATAAAGATGCGCCATCAAAGAAGATTAGGAATATATATTGAATACATATCTCtatctataattaaatatctagaactattaataagaaatttattCACGATAAGGTTTGTTGACTatcattttgatgaaatagtttttccaacattaagggtGAGAAAATAAGTAgctggaaaaagaaattttttacaATATATTATCATCATCTAGTTTTGATCTTTGCACAAATCGATGTGAACTTgaagttcaaaagataattcatttgcaaaatatagCAAATTAGTTACCAAACATATTTACTAACTTAAAGAGAATAACTAAATCTCATATACTAGCTACAAAAGCTCTTATTAGAATTGGTGTTCCTATATCTCTTATACTTGTtctttcaagttatatttcataacaagaataataatttatttgaatttttttaaatagtttaatttttttttaaaaattttataataaataaaaattaaggtttattgtttaattaaaaggaaaatacaagaaacatatataaaaaaacctCTGTTTTgtcattacttttttattggtatttgataaaaataaataatttttgaataattaagaattaaaattgtAACATTTTCTAGCCAACAGaacaaattattttacttctacgcaacaataaaaaataaataacaaaaaccaCAATTTAGTTTTACCATCCAGGTAAAAAAACTTCAGTACCTTGGCTATGGATTCAATTCTgattcaataattaaaaagatatttttattgtctCAAAAAATGTATAGATATTAGTATGACTCCAGAGTTTAATGAAATTGGAGATTAATGCCATTTAACAAAATACAGCAGAGGGCGTCAAAGCCTAATTCCAAAATTAAGATGCAGACTGTTGACAATTACTGGAATGAATGTCCGTTCAGACATCCCATAATATTGGAAACATACCGCAAAGATTAACATGACAGGCCCAATTTGAGACACGGTCCAATTTACTTGTCCCAAAAAACAGAAAGTAAAACCCCCGACAATCTCTGTACACTGTACCCCATTTCCCCCCTTTTTGTATAAGCAGACAGACAAAGGTTTTGTTCAAATTCTTTACCATGTTAGATATTTTTTCCAGTTCAGAGAGTGACAAGGGATTAGACGGATGATAGATGAAATTCAATAGCAAAAGAATAACTAACAGTAGACATGTCAAAAAGGCTGATACATCTGGCAATCTAAGATCTCACCTTCACTTCATTTATCCACTGCCTCTAGTTCCTACACATATATCAAAAGTGGTTGCTCATAGCCACACAGACTCGTTAGCATGTCCCCTCAAGCCAATGTGAAGGAAGTTCAATTACAGAGTCGGATTCTCTGTTGCAGCAATAGCATAAATTTCATTCTCGCCATTTGCTTATTTCTTCTTGAAAGCATCTACAAGTAGAAGTTCAGACAACAAACCACTCTTGTGATTCATATAAATTTGAAGTGGTAGACCGTCCAGAGAATGTGCACTAATCCAATCAAACTATATATCTGATCAGGATGCAGTGATTTTCCTGAGAAATATGAATATGCCAGTGAGCTGGTTTCTTATTGTGTCAAAAGACATCCTTAAGAAATAAGCAAAAACTAAAATGTAAAGGGAATACTTTGTGAATTTTTATGAATCCAGATTCTCTCGAACACGAAAAGCCAGCCGGTCTATAGACTGCTCATCAAAAGAATCATCTATCTCCTTAATTTTTGACACAAAGTCCATGGCTTCTTTGTATCTTCTTGCTTTACAATAACCATCCACCACAATCTTGTAGGTAAGTTCATTGGGTTTGCAGTTGTGCTGAATCATGTAGCCAATAACATCATCTATTTCTGTGAACATTCCCTGTGAAGCATACCCTGCCACAAAAGTATTATAAGTAAAAATACATGGTCGAATCCCTCTAGTTGTCATTTCAGAGAAAATTCTTATGGCCTCCTGCATTAGGCCTTTCCTGCAAAATCCTTTAATGACAGTGTTGTACGACACAATATCTGGTTTTTCACCAGACTTCCGTAATCCTATGAGGATTTCTTCAGCTCTCCAACACTCTCCCGCTCTGGCATACATGTCCATCAAGCTGTTATAGGTGACAAGATCAGGCGTCAGCCCACTTTCACGAATTAAGTGAAGCATTTCATGGGCCCTATCGTACATGTTATTCTTGGAAAATATTGAGAGCATCGAATtaaacaaaaccaaatcaGGTTTGTATCCATTCTTTCGCAATTCCTGAAATGCTCTCTCCATACCCTTCAGTGCTCTACATCTGAAGTTTGCCAGAACAAGCGTTCTCAACAGCATCCAGCTAGGATAGATATGACCATCATAAATGTCTTTCTCAATCTTCTCTATCCCTTTCACATTCCCTCCCTTGGCATAGCATTGAAGCATCAAAGAATATGAAGTTTCACTAGGCCTGAAAcccttatttttcatgtctAGAATGACTGATTCTGCTGCTTTCCAATCCCCTCTTCTAGCTAGAGCATTAAGAAGAGCATTGTAAGTTGTAACACATGGTGTGAACCCTACTCTTATCATCTCCTTGTACATTTTTGTAGCATCAATTTCTGACCCACACCGGCCATAGGCACTGATCAAAGTGTTGAATGTGTCTCTATCAGGCTCAAAACCACAGCTCTTCATTTCCCTAAAGACTTGGTTGACATACTTGTGCATGCCCTTATTACCACACATGGCAAGCATTGTGTTCCATGTAATACGGTTGGGGGAACATCCGCTCACTTTCATGTCACAGAGTATTTTTATCATCTCCTCAGAGCGTGACTTCTTTCCTAACATTCCAAGCACAGCATTATAAGTACACACATTAGGTACACAACCCGACTCTTTCATCCTATGGAACAATTTCAATGCCTCGTCTTCCTTTCCAGCTTTACCATAGGCATTGATAACAGTTGTGTATGTAACAGCATTTGGCATTACACCTTTTTTTGTCATTGTTTCAATAACTGCAGCCCCTTCCTCATAAAACCCTGCTCTCACATAAGCAGCTACAAGTTCATTGTAAGTCACAGAGTCAGCTGGGCAGTGGTTATCctccatttctttcaaaatgcTCAAAGCCTCAGTGTAAACCCCTGCCTTTCCAAACACTTGTAGTAAAGAATTATAGGTGACCGTCCCAGGTACATAGCCCTGAGACTTCAATCCAGTAAAGAATTCTTTTGCTTCATTCAATAATCCTTCTCGCCCACAAGCTGATATCACAGTACTACAAGTAAACTCATCAAACTCAAGTCCTTTGCTTCTCATCTCATccaaaatttgtaaaattttattccaAGACCGACCCATCTTCCCATAAACATCAAGCATGACATTATAAGTAACTAAAGTAGGAGAAAGGCCTGTCgccttcattttctcaaacatGGAGATTGCTCGTTTGTACTTACCAGTGCGGGAATAAGCATGAAGAATGGTTGTGTGCGCTCGAACATCAAGGGAACATTCCTCTATGGGAATCAAATCAAACAGTTTTAATGCAATTCCATGCTGCGATTCTCTCCCCAGAACTCTGACCATTAGTTCAACAACTTGATtgtctaatttaaaattatcagACCCTATGTCCGAAACTACCCATTGAAACAACAAGAGAGCTCTTTCCCAATCCCCAGAAAGGTCTAGAGCTTTCAATAAACTAAACATATCAAATTGAAGCAGCTCAAACTTAACagaattaaagaaatcatTCAAACTATTCAAAGGCTGTTCCTTGATGGAATTAAGCATAAGCATACCCTTTCTTgacaaaaattcaagggaaccATCTCTTGATTGACTTTCCTCTTTACTGTTATCAAACTGAAGAAGAGAAGCTGAAGTGGGTTTCTTGGGATGGACTTGTTGCTGAAGTTTTTGAGTAGAATCTGAAGAAATATGAAGAGAAGGGAAATGGGAATTGTTGGTTTTAGGAGGATTGATAGTTTTTGGTTTATGGATAGTGTTGggtggtgaagaaaggtggaGAAGGTGCTGGAGAAGAGAGTCTAGAGGGAGTGAAGGGGGAGATTGAGATTGAGGAGGAAGAGGAAGTGTTGATGAGCTGAATTGTAAAGGCTTGTTTGACTGAGTTTGTCTCTTTGTTGGGACTGGATAAACAGGTTTGTTGGGAAAGATAGTGCCCTCCATTGTTTTCTGGGAAGGAAAGAAGAGCGTCGAAGTTAATGCCTTTTGGTGAGCTTCAGAAATGAAAGGGTTATTGGAGATatgagagagaggaagagagcTTGGAATTGGATGGAAGAGAGAAACGAGAGCATATTAGTATCGTTAAATGAATGGTTGGTCTTCATTGACGATGGAATTTGGGCAGAAGATTTGGTGGTGTGTTGGAAAAGACGAAGTGTAATGAGTTTCATTTCTGGGCTCGTACGTTTTATCTTCTTCCGCATCCGCATCAGCCCCTCGAGCCTCGACCCAATGTCCACCGAAGTCCTTTCATTCATGTATTATGATTAgggatttttttaatgaaaaaaaatcctagaaaagttgaaattttCACTTTGATCGAATATAGTCTAAGTAACTTTAAATAGATGTAATTTTTTAGGAATAATACTTTAATTAAACTCttgaattatttgaaaaaatttaaataaatctttattcttttattacatcaaataaaatgtttatagttttattttaaactaaataggtttttataattaatatttgattaattgttattagtcaaaatattacttgtcattttatatctacACACCATGTTGACATGTTATAGTGAATGATGATGTAGCATGTTAGTGTAGCATGATAACAAGACAATGTgcatttttcacttcttatgTGAATATCatgtaagtataaaatgataagtgatattttagTCGATCCTTAGTTTTAAGaacttatttaacttaaaataaaagtatagaattttaattaaatgtaataaaataataaagacttatttgaatatttttaaataatttagagattttttcaaacattatatcaattttttatttattcatatgtttttatatatgataGCATTTTATAGGTTATGTATCAAATTTTATGTATAGGTAACTTTAACCATggacaaaatgataattttcaatacctttatatatacaaaaactAGGTTCCATAAAAAGGCTATTTTACTATGTCTTTTATATtcactttttgttttctcttacTACTCTTCTATCTCGTACCAATTTGATACTTGGAAAATACCTCAACTTTATTATCTAATCATTTAACCCTATTAATACATTGATTTAGATTTCTGTAAGCTTTATGATTGATCTTTATTTTAATGTGACAAAAACtaatgatcaaaatatcaGTTTTACATTAGGACTTTGCAAAAACCCCTATGACTTTGCTTGAAAAGTAGGTTAAATTCTCAAAGCTTAATTGTATCTAAAGAGGCTTAAACTAATTTGAAGTATCGAGACCTCAACTAAAGGTATCGAGACCTCGACTGAGGGTATGGAGACTATTAACTTTGAATGCCTTTGTAAACATCTTAAGTATGAAAGTGTATCGAGACAACTCTAGATAGTATCGAGACTTCATGcaataaaagacaaaattctAGACAACATGTCTTGAAGTATCGAGATCAGGATTAAATGAATTGAGATATTTCCTTAGAAGAGTAAAACTCCAGAGAGTAAGTCCAAGTGTATCGAGACTCAAACTTCAAGTATCAAAACTCTGCTTTCAACATTCAAATTTTAGAGAGGAAGTCCAAATGTATTGAGACTCGAGCTTTCAAGTATCGAAACTTCACCTTTTGAGATAAAATTCCAGAGAGGATGTGTCAAAGTATCGAGACAAGAATAACACGGTATCGAGACTAGAATGACATAGTATCGAGACCGTATCTCCAGagattcaaaatttcaaaggtCAAGTGCACAAGTATCGAGACCAGTTTAAAAGAGTATTAAGACTACATCTCCAAATATGATTTTCTAGAGAGCAAGCTGTTATGTATCGAGACTAAGCCAATGAAGTATCGAGACAAGGCTTAGTATGAGACTAAGCCAAGAACAGGTATTGAGACAAGTATCTGAAGTATCGAGCCATCAatagaaatttgaaattaaagtaTTGAGATTCATATCGCAAGTATCAGACAAGCTAGAAAAGGACAGAGATAATGGCCATAATTTTGAATTCTAAGAGCCAAACGGCTAAAACAAAGTCTCT from Theobroma cacao cultivar B97-61/B2 chromosome 9, Criollo_cocoa_genome_V2, whole genome shotgun sequence harbors:
- the LOC18589279 gene encoding pentatricopeptide repeat-containing protein At2g18940, chloroplastic — translated: MEGTIFPNKPVYPVPTKRQTQSNKPLQFSSSTLPLPPQSQSPPSLPLDSLLQHLLHLSSPPNTIHKPKTINPPKTNNSHFPSLHISSDSTQKLQQQVHPKKPTSASLLQFDNSKEESQSRDGSLEFLSRKGMLMLNSIKEQPLNSLNDFFNSVKFELLQFDMFSLLKALDLSGDWERALLLFQWVVSDIGSDNFKLDNQVVELMVRVLGRESQHGIALKLFDLIPIEECSLDVRAHTTILHAYSRTGKYKRAISMFEKMKATGLSPTLVTYNVMLDVYGKMGRSWNKILQILDEMRSKGLEFDEFTCSTVISACGREGLLNEAKEFFTGLKSQGYVPGTVTYNSLLQVFGKAGVYTEALSILKEMEDNHCPADSVTYNELVAAYVRAGFYEEGAAVIETMTKKGVMPNAVTYTTVINAYGKAGKEDEALKLFHRMKESGCVPNVCTYNAVLGMLGKKSRSEEMIKILCDMKVSGCSPNRITWNTMLAMCGNKGMHKYVNQVFREMKSCGFEPDRDTFNTLISAYGRCGSEIDATKMYKEMIRVGFTPCVTTYNALLNALARRGDWKAAESVILDMKNKGFRPSETSYSLMLQCYAKGGNVKGIEKIEKDIYDGHIYPSWMLLRTLVLANFRCRALKGMERAFQELRKNGYKPDLVLFNSMLSIFSKNNMYDRAHEMLHLIRESGLTPDLVTYNSLMDMYARAGECWRAEEILIGLRKSGEKPDIVSYNTVIKGFCRKGLMQEAIRIFSEMTTRGIRPCIFTYNTFVAGYASQGMFTEIDDVIGYMIQHNCKPNELTYKIVVDGYCKARRYKEAMDFVSKIKEIDDSFDEQSIDRLAFRVRENLDS